A single window of Nicotiana tomentosiformis chromosome 1, ASM39032v3, whole genome shotgun sequence DNA harbors:
- the LOC104115615 gene encoding dicarboxylate transporter 2.1, chloroplastic: MESLALYSPSSATSAAAAATTSFSRLSFHHHLRSRPSSISTAALRPVSSLRSPPSGPGFNLSGPRFNLFHPKPFIFNPLSKPTSKNSPSHKPINASSSPDPDKVVTIDAKPKPQGAKLIPLIISVSIGLIVRFFVPKPPEVSLQAWQLLSIFLSTIAGLVLSPLPVGAWAFLGLTTSVLTKTLTFTAAFNAFTNEVIWLIVISFFFARGFVKTGLGDRIATYFVKWLGKSTLGLSYGLTLSEALIAPAMPSTTARAGGVFLPIIKSLSLSAGSKPGDPSSRKLGSYLIQSQFQSAGNSSALFLTAAAQNLLCLKLAEELGVVISNPWVSWFKAASLPACISLLATPFILYKLFPPETKDTPDAPAMAAKKLDLMGPVTKNEWVMIGTMLLAVSLWVFGDALGIASVVAAMLGLSILLLLGVLDWDDCLSEKSAWDTLAWFAVLVGMAGQLTNLGIVGWMSSCVAKSLQALSLSWPAAFGVLQAAYFCIHYLFASQTGHVGALYSAFLAMHLASGVPGVLAALALAYNTNLFGALTHYSSGQAAVYFGAGYVDLPDVFKMGFIMALVNATIWGIVGTFWWKFLGLY; this comes from the exons ATGGAGAGTTTAGCACTTTACTCTCCATCTTCAGCCACTTCCGCCGCCGCTGCCGCCACCACTTCTTTCTCTCGTCTCTCCTTCCACCACCACCTCCGATCACGCCCCTCCTCCATTTCCACCGCCGCTCTCCGTCCAGTTTCCTCCCTCCGATCACCTCCATCTGGTCCAGGATTCAATCTTTCCGGCCCAAGATTCAATCTTTTTCATCCCAAACCTTTCATTTTCAATCCCCTTTCAAAACCCACTTCCAAAAACTCACCATCTCACAAACCCATCAATGCTTCCTCATCTCCTGACCCAGATAAGGTAGTTACTATAGATGCAAAGCCCAAACCCCAAGGAGCAAAGCTCATTCCTTTGATCATTTCTGTTTCAATTGGGCTTATTGTCCGTTTCTTTGTTCCAAAACCACCTGAAGTTTCACTTCAAGCATGGCAATTGCTTTCTATTTTCCTCTCTACCATTGCTGGTTTGGTCCTCAGCCCATTGCCAGTAGGGGCGTGGGCTTTTCTTGGGCTTACAACTTCAGTTCTCACCAAGACTCTAACTTTTACTGCTGCATTTAATGCATTCACTAATGAAGTCATTTGGTTAATTGTGATTTCATTCTTTTTCGCTCGCGGATTTGTCAAGACTGGTTTAGGGGATAGGATTGCCACGTATTTTGTTAAGTGGTTGGGGAAGAGTACACTTGGTTTGTCCTATGGATTGACACTGAGTGAGGCTTTGATTGCACCTGCAATGCCTAGTACTACTGCTAGAGCTGGTGGGGTATTTTTGCCTATTATTAAATCTCTCTCGCTGTCCGCTGGAAGTAAGCCTGGTGATCCCTCCTCCAGGAAGCTTGGTTCTTACTTGATCCAATCTCAATTTCAG TCTGCAGGTAACTCTAGTGCTCTTTTTCTAACTGCTGCAGCTCAAAATCTACTCTGCCTCAAGCTAGCTGAGGAACTTGGGGTTGTAATCTCAAACCCATGGGTGTCTTGGTTCAAGGCTGCTAGTTTACCTGCATGTATCTCCCTTTTGGCTACTCCATTCATCTTGTACAAGCTTTTTCCTCCTGAAACCAAAGATACACCGGATGCCCCTGCTATGGCAGCTAAAAAACTGGACCTCATGGGTCCTGTGACCAAAAATGAATGGGTGATGATTGGCACAATGCTTCTTGCAGTATCTCTATGGGTTTTCGG TGACGCTCTTGGTATTGCGAGCGTTGTTGCCGCAATGCTCGGCTTATCAATTCTCTTGCTGTTGGGAGTGCTTGATTGGGATGACTGTTTAAGTGAAAAATCAGCATGGGATACTTTGGCTTGGTTTGCTGTCCTAGTTGGCATGGCTGGGCAGCTGACAAACCTTGGTATTGTTGGTTGGATGTCTAGTTGTGTAGCTAAATCCCTCCAAGCTTTATCATTGAGCTGGCCAGCTGCATTTGGTGTTCTTCAAGCGGCATACTTCTGTATCCACTACTTATTTGCAAGTCAAACTGGCCATGTTGGAGCACTATACTCTGCATTCCTTGCTATGCATTTGGCGTCTGGGGTGCCTGGTGTATTGGCAGCCCTGGCTTTAGCTTACAATACTAATCTATTTGGTGCTTTGACGCATTATAGCAGTGGTCAGGCTGCTGTCTACTTTGGAG CTGGTTATGTAGATCTCCCGGATGTCTTCAAAATGGGATTCATAATGGCACTCGTCAATGCTACTATATGGGGAATCGTTGGGACATTTTGGTGGAAGTTCTTGGGTCTATACTGA
- the LOC138900695 gene encoding uncharacterized protein, producing the protein MECGNSDPTYTKYFNFFNIWVDHDEYLNVIQQSWVEEVHGNPFYILHQKTKRVCSALSRWSKATFGDIYEEPKKLEKLIKELEEASITNNTQDIRTKLARTKSEFTSFLILQEKVLRQKVRVKWLDEGDANTAYFHGVIKDRRRKLSILKIKNEEGEWIKGINDVASAAVQFFQKMFQADIVVEDSQILNVVKKVVTEADNAALTAMPSLQEVKDCVFSIDPDSAPGPDGLSAKFYQSAWEVISYDIH; encoded by the coding sequence ATGGAATGTGGGAATTCTGATCCTACTTAtactaaatattttaatttttttaatatatggGTAGACCATGATGAATACTTGAATGTTATCCAACAATCGTGGGTTGAAGAGGTTCATGGGAATCCCTTTTATATCCTCCACCAGAAGACTAAAAGAGTATGCAGTGCTTTGAGCAGATGGTCAAAGGCTACTTTTGGTGATATTTATGAAGAACCAAAGAAGTTGGAAAAACTTATTAAGGAACTTGAAGAGGCATCTATTACCAACAATACTCAAGATATCAGGACCAAGTTGGCTAGAACTAAATCTGAATTCACCAGTTTCTTGATTCTACAGGAGAAAGTTCTAAGGCAAAAAGTTAGGGTCAAATGGTTAGATGAAGGAGATGCCAACACAGCTTACTTCCATGGAGTCATTAAGGATAGAAGAAGAAAGCTTTCCAtcctcaaaataaaaaatgaggaaggtGAATGGATAAAGGGCATCAATGATGTGGCAAGTGCAGCTGTCCAGTTCTTCCAAAAGATGTTTCAAGCTGATATTGTTGTAGAAGACTCTCAAATTCTAAATGTAGTGAAGAAGGTGGTTACTGAAGCTGATAATGCTGCTCTGACAGCTATGCCTTCCCTCCAGGAGGTTAAAGATTGTGTATTCTCGATTGATCCTGACAGTGCACCAGGCCCTGATGGCTTGAGTGCTAAATTCTATCAAAGTGCATGGGAAGTGATTTCTTATGATATACATTAG